TAAAGGCGTTAATCTGGCTGCTTTCGTAAATGCGTTTGCAGGTGCCATCGAACGAGACCTGATCAATGAGTTTCTTATCGATCGTACCAGAAAATAACTGCCCGATCATCGAAACGATCGTGGTTGCGGCGACCACTATGATGTAAATCAATCCTTCGATCGCTGAAATTGCTTTGGCTAATGCGCCCCACAATTTGAAAGCGGTGAGTTGGTAAAGCTCATCCGCATAAAGTCGATTCTCCAACCAACCGTAGGGTGTGGCCATGATTCGCTTTACCGGATCCACATCGTCGATACCCATTTTCGCGCGAGTGTAGACCAGCAGGCCGAGGCCGATGCCACCGAGTGCGATGATCCAGCTGATGATGACAACGGTGGAGTTGTGCTGATGCACATGCACGCCGGACAGGTAATCCAGAACATGGTAGAAATGTTCGCTCACGTAACCCAGTAGCAATGCAAACACCGCCAGGATGACGAGTGGCACCGTCATTAAAGGAGGACTCTCGTGCACATGTCCTTCACCTCGGTATTTCCCCAGGAAAACATAACAGCACTGACGTGTCATATAAAAGGCAGTGAGCAGGGATGCAAACGCGCTGATCCAGAAAACAGTTTTATTGGCTGTCCAGGCACTGAGTAAAATTTGGTCCTTACTGAAGTAACCGCTGGTGAATGGAAATGCACACAGGGCGATCGTTCCGGCTAGGTATGCTAGGCTGGAAATCTTCATTTTGCTGAACACGCCCCCCATGAGGCGGATGTCCTGTTCGTCACCACAGCCGTGGATGATTGAACCCGCGCCCAGGAAGAGGAGCGCTTTAAAAAATGCATGAGTCAACAAGTGGAACATACCGATGGATACGCCACCTTCTTGAATGGCAAGTCCCCCAGCTCCCAGACCAACCATCATCAAACCCAGCTGACTCACGGTGGAGTAGGCGAGGATACGTTTGATATCGTATTGAGCGATGGCAATGAGGGCCGCAAACAGGGCCGTAAGTGCGCCGATCCAGATTACGATTTCAAGTGCCGCTGTATCGGCCAGGAAAAGTGGAAAAGCCCGAGCCACCAAAAATACACCAGCCGCAACCATGGTGGCAGCATGGATGAGTGCAGAGACGGGAGTGGGACCTTCCATTGCATCGGGCAACCATACATGCAGTGGAAGCTGACCGGATTTGCCAACCGCTCCGATAAATAGAAAGACCGCGATGACTCCGGCGCCATTGAGGCCCCAAAGCACGTTGGCGTTACTGGCAAGTGCTGCAATCGTGCCGCTTTCCAAAATGCCGGCACCCCCATCAAAAAAGAGAAAGGTACCTGTCGCTTTAAAGGCCCAAAGCAGGCCAATGAGAAAACCTAGGTCGCCGATCCTGGTAGTAATAAAAGCCTTTTTGGCTGCGGCTGCAGCGGACGGTTTATGGAACCAGAATCCGATGAGCAGGTAGGAGGCGAGTCCTACTATCTCCCAGAACATAAAGAGCATCAGCACACTATTGGCCACTACCAGGCCAAGCATACCCACCATGAATATCGACAGGTAGCAGAAGAAGCGACCCATGCGCTCGTCATGGCTCATGTAGCTGGCCGAATAGATAAATATCAGGAGGCCAATGAAGCTCACCATGGCCAGCATCGAACCGGTCAGAGAGTTGAGAACGACGCCGAACTCTAAGTCGACGCCTGCAATTTGCATCCAGGTGAAATTGTGTGTGAGGGTGTGAGCCTCATGACCCCAGGTGCCGGCGAACGCTTTCAAGGAGAACCCTAAGGAAACGGTAAGAGCGGCGATTGCCACCAAGGCCGACACCTTGCCCGACGGTTTGAGTAGAGCCAGTACGACCCCAGCGATCAGTGGACAAATCGGTATCCACATCAGCCAGCCTACAGAATCTGAGAAGTCGAACAGGTTCATTCTTTGAGGCCCTGAATTTGCTCCAGGTCGATGGTTTGATAGTGACGGAAAATGGCGAGAACCAGTGCAAGCCCGAGCGCGGCTTCAGTCGCTGCGATTGCAATGGTAAATAAGGTAAACAGCGGTCCGTGCATCAGCTCCGGATTCGGACTGAAGTGCCAGAACGCAATCAGATTCAAGTTGGCCGCGTTCAGCATAATTTCCAGGCAGATCAACATGATGATGATATGCCGGCGCGTAAGCGCACCCACCAAGCCAATCGAAAAGAGAATGGCTGAGAGGATCAGGAAATGATTAAGCGTGAGTTCCAAGTGAGTTTATTAAAATAGTAGGTTTAACTGTCCGTTCTTTCGCTTGCACTACTGGCTGCGACCACGGCACCCACAAGACCTGCGGTAAGCAGGAGTGCGATGACGCCGACGGAGGCAAAGTAAGGATCCATCATGACGAGTCCGAGTTCTTTAACGGAGGGATTGAAATTTGAGAGTGTTGATTGGGTCGTGTTTCCGGCGCGTGTGATCAGAGGAATAAGCACGCCAAATAATAGGGCTGCTACAGCGACTCCGCCCCAAACCCAACCTCGTGAGCGGACCGTGCGGGTCGGATCGCCCATGACCTTGGTCGTGAGCATGATGGCGAAAAGCATCAGAATACCCACCGAGCCGATATAGACCAGAATCTGAACGGCTGCGATAAACTCAGCCACTAATAGTAAAAAGAGTCCCGCGATGGCAGAGAAAAAGAGCAATACCGAGAAGACCGCATGAATCACATTGCGCAGAGTAATCGCCAGAACTCCTCCGAGAACGGCCACAGCAGCTAATATGAAAAATGCAATGCTCATTCGGCGTACTGGTAGACCCGCTTCCCTTTGAGCAGAGGTGATTTGTTAAGACGGCTTAGTCCTTTGGCTGCCAGTTGCAATGCTCCAAAACCAAATATCCATCCACCAATGAGCGCAACCCAAGTGCCCCATTGTTGTTCGGCGAAATAATAAAAACCTGCCACGAAAATATTGAGAATCGCTAGTGGCATGAGAAACTTCCAGGCGTATGCCATCAATTGATCCACACGAAGCCTTGGTAGCGTTCCACGAATCCAGATCATCACGGCAAACAAGCTGAAGAGTTTGATGACAAACCAGGGGAGGCCTGACAGAATAGGGCCACTCCATCCACCGAGGAAAAGCGTAACCGCGATGCCCGCGATAGCGAAGGCGCTGATATACTCAGCGATAAAGAAAATGGCGTATTTGAATCCTGAATACTCGGTTAGGTGACCGGCAATGATTTCGGAGTCAGCTTCAGGTAAGTCGAAGGGTGAGCGATTGGCTTCGGCGAGTGCGGCTACGAAAAAGAAGATGAAGCCTGCGAATCCCCAGGGCTTAAAGATGTGCCAGCCAAGGATCTGTCCGAAAAATTCTTTAACCACGTCGCCACTGCCGACCCAACCAGATATTTGTTGGGAGGCGACAATGACCTGCCCGTTCAAAGAACCAGCAATCATAATCACCGTTACGGCTGATAAGACCAACGGGATTTCATAGCTGATCATTTGGGCAACGGCCCGCATGCCTCCAAGCAGAGAATACTTATTGCGCGATGACCAACCCGCCATGAAGACGGCAATGGTATTCATCGATCCTATGGCAAAGAAAAAGAGAATCGCGGAATCCAATGGCAGAGCATTTAGGCCGTCTCCAACAGGAAGGAAACCAATCGCGATCATGGCAGGGACCATCAACATGACTGGGGCCAGGAGATGAAATAATTTATCCGACTCTTCTGGGACGATGTCCTCTTTCAGAAGCATCTTTATCCCATCCGCCATGGGTTGCAGTAATCCAAAGATACCGACGCGATTGGGACCAGGTCGGTTTTGAATTCGCGCAAGCCCTTTACGTTCCAACCAAGTGGAGAAGGCGAAGGCCCCCATGAAGGACAGCATGAGTGGCAACGTGTACAACAGTATCTGGACCACGAGCTTCAGGCCCGGATATTCCTCAAAGAAGCCGATCACCCAATGGCCGAGTTCAATGATTTTGTGGTCGATAAAGTTGTTCATGCTAAATTCTTAGAAAGCACAAAGAGGTAGGGCGCGATCGCCGAGCGGTCCGCTCAGAGACGTACAACGGACCGCTCGGCGATTGGTCCCTACCTTGTCGATGTGAAGTTTGAAAATCATTCTTTTTTCTCGGAGTTGTCTTCAGCTGGCTTTTCTGGAGCTGCCTCTGCTTGCTTCGCTTCTGGTTCCTCTGGGCTCTCAGCTGCGGGTGCGGTTCCGGTTGGAGTGGCTTCCGCTTTGGGTGCCTGTGACTCCTCTGCTTTGTTTTCAGTTGCTGGTGCAGCCTCCTCGGCCGCTGCTTCTTCAG
This genomic stretch from Opitutia bacterium ISCC 52 harbors:
- the nuoL gene encoding NADH-quinone oxidoreductase subunit L, yielding MWIPICPLIAGVVLALLKPSGKVSALVAIAALTVSLGFSLKAFAGTWGHEAHTLTHNFTWMQIAGVDLEFGVVLNSLTGSMLAMVSFIGLLIFIYSASYMSHDERMGRFFCYLSIFMVGMLGLVVANSVLMLFMFWEIVGLASYLLIGFWFHKPSAAAAAKKAFITTRIGDLGFLIGLLWAFKATGTFLFFDGGAGILESGTIAALASNANVLWGLNGAGVIAVFLFIGAVGKSGQLPLHVWLPDAMEGPTPVSALIHAATMVAAGVFLVARAFPLFLADTAALEIVIWIGALTALFAALIAIAQYDIKRILAYSTVSQLGLMMVGLGAGGLAIQEGGVSIGMFHLLTHAFFKALLFLGAGSIIHGCGDEQDIRLMGGVFSKMKISSLAYLAGTIALCAFPFTSGYFSKDQILLSAWTANKTVFWISAFASLLTAFYMTRQCCYVFLGKYRGEGHVHESPPLMTVPLVILAVFALLLGYVSEHFYHVLDYLSGVHVHQHNSTVVIISWIIALGGIGLGLLVYTRAKMGIDDVDPVKRIMATPYGWLENRLYADELYQLTAFKLWGALAKAISAIEGLIYIIVVAATTIVSMIGQLFSGTIDKKLIDQVSFDGTCKRIYESSQINAFIQNGFLQGYLRIATAGAVVIGILFLLLAR
- the nuoH gene encoding NADH-quinone oxidoreductase subunit NuoH, producing the protein MNNFIDHKIIELGHWVIGFFEEYPGLKLVVQILLYTLPLMLSFMGAFAFSTWLERKGLARIQNRPGPNRVGIFGLLQPMADGIKMLLKEDIVPEESDKLFHLLAPVMLMVPAMIAIGFLPVGDGLNALPLDSAILFFFAIGSMNTIAVFMAGWSSRNKYSLLGGMRAVAQMISYEIPLVLSAVTVIMIAGSLNGQVIVASQQISGWVGSGDVVKEFFGQILGWHIFKPWGFAGFIFFFVAALAEANRSPFDLPEADSEIIAGHLTEYSGFKYAIFFIAEYISAFAIAGIAVTLFLGGWSGPILSGLPWFVIKLFSLFAVMIWIRGTLPRLRVDQLMAYAWKFLMPLAILNIFVAGFYYFAEQQWGTWVALIGGWIFGFGALQLAAKGLSRLNKSPLLKGKRVYQYAE
- a CDS encoding NADH-quinone oxidoreductase subunit J, yielding MSIAFFILAAVAVLGGVLAITLRNVIHAVFSVLLFFSAIAGLFLLLVAEFIAAVQILVYIGSVGILMLFAIMLTTKVMGDPTRTVRSRGWVWGGVAVAALLFGVLIPLITRAGNTTQSTLSNFNPSVKELGLVMMDPYFASVGVIALLLTAGLVGAVVAASSASERTDS
- the nuoK gene encoding NADH-quinone oxidoreductase subunit NuoK, whose amino-acid sequence is MELTLNHFLILSAILFSIGLVGALTRRHIIIMLICLEIMLNAANLNLIAFWHFSPNPELMHGPLFTLFTIAIAATEAALGLALVLAIFRHYQTIDLEQIQGLKE